In Aurantimicrobium minutum, the following proteins share a genomic window:
- a CDS encoding threonine aldolase family protein yields the protein MQRVHDAAWRGFASDNYAGVHPRVLEALSAVNGGHQIAYGEDVYTEHLHQVMTTHFGMGIEVFPVFNGTGANVMCLQSLLPRWGGVICAQTAHVNNDESNAPEAVGGIKLLTVETPDGKLTPELIDQQAHGRGDEHRAQPLAVTITQSTELGTVYTPEEVKAIAEHTHSLGMKLHMDGARISNAAASLGVPFRAFTRDAGVDILSFGGTKNGLMGAEAIVVLNTDAVDGLIYSRKMNMQLASKMRFTSAQLIALLEGDLWHHLANHANQMAQRLRSALEGTPGITFTQQTQANGVFVILPPGVADELRKEFRFYDWNPATGEVRWMCAWDTTEDDIDYFASAVKKVLEGK from the coding sequence ATGCAGCGAGTACACGATGCCGCTTGGCGCGGCTTTGCCTCAGATAACTATGCCGGCGTTCACCCCCGAGTTCTCGAAGCTCTCTCGGCGGTGAACGGTGGACATCAGATCGCCTACGGCGAGGATGTCTACACCGAACACCTTCACCAGGTCATGACGACCCACTTTGGTATGGGTATTGAGGTATTCCCGGTATTCAACGGAACCGGTGCAAACGTGATGTGTCTGCAGTCACTGCTGCCTCGCTGGGGTGGCGTTATCTGTGCTCAAACTGCACACGTGAACAATGACGAATCCAATGCCCCTGAAGCTGTGGGTGGAATCAAGTTGCTCACGGTGGAAACACCTGATGGCAAGCTCACCCCTGAGCTCATTGACCAGCAGGCTCACGGTCGCGGTGATGAGCACCGTGCCCAGCCGCTGGCTGTGACCATTACCCAGTCGACTGAACTCGGAACGGTTTACACCCCCGAGGAAGTTAAAGCGATTGCTGAACACACCCACTCCTTGGGAATGAAACTGCACATGGATGGTGCGCGCATTTCTAACGCTGCAGCTTCCTTAGGGGTTCCCTTCCGTGCGTTTACGCGTGATGCTGGCGTTGACATTCTCAGTTTTGGTGGAACCAAGAATGGTCTCATGGGTGCAGAAGCAATCGTTGTGCTCAACACTGACGCAGTGGATGGCCTGATCTATTCCCGCAAGATGAACATGCAGCTGGCATCCAAGATGCGCTTCACCTCAGCACAACTCATTGCATTACTGGAGGGTGACCTTTGGCACCACCTTGCCAACCACGCTAACCAGATGGCTCAGCGTTTGCGCTCAGCTCTGGAAGGAACCCCGGGCATCACTTTCACTCAGCAAACCCAGGCAAATGGTGTTTTTGTTATTTTGCCTCCGGGAGTAGCTGACGAGCTGCGCAAGGAGTTCCGTTTCTACGACTGGAACCCTGCAACCGGTGAAGTTCGTTGGATGTGTGCGTGGGACACCACCGAAGATGACATTGACTACTTTGCCTCGGCGGTAAAGAAAGTCCTCGAAGGCAAGTAA
- a CDS encoding DUF6421 family protein — translation MTQLLDITAAADITETTPAWVALKEAATAIQALQVKDGSIPDSANHGAARELVAVIVESIQELAPAFPHDASYLEAVVADFGRWVDGGFAEPDFLASILEFAPASHRVNGVRHLVVFPMYTQNGSTNRFVEAVLVEVMWPDFIAELEAGEYGNKLFVPLRFIDFTPGYDTNSAVLFPETVAMREVPAFTWGAIFQDREAARFAVVTEAAAEITGLELPADAAELLTNQKLSEETFIMWDLIHDRTHMSGDLPFDPFMIKQRMPFFLYGLEELRCDLTAFRECVRIERGGSADPETRHHARLVQYAVVFDRIFRFAMTGTRKRNYDAVAGQLMFAWMHQHGVLHWTNNKLSIDWAALPDVVVELGDAIDELYWRSIDRPKIAHWLAAYELVASTLTPHPASTWAKGADALPVAGEPGELTDQLLDDEFPLSMFYEALHRKIAPVIESTKGIRA, via the coding sequence ATGACACAACTACTCGACATCACAGCCGCAGCAGACATCACCGAAACCACCCCTGCATGGGTTGCGCTCAAAGAAGCAGCCACCGCTATCCAGGCGTTGCAGGTTAAGGACGGTTCTATTCCTGATTCTGCCAACCATGGCGCCGCTCGCGAGCTTGTTGCTGTGATCGTGGAGTCCATCCAAGAATTGGCTCCTGCCTTCCCTCACGACGCTTCTTACCTCGAGGCTGTCGTTGCTGACTTTGGTCGCTGGGTTGACGGAGGCTTCGCTGAACCAGACTTCCTTGCATCCATCCTCGAGTTCGCACCTGCTTCTCACCGCGTCAATGGTGTTCGCCACCTCGTTGTCTTCCCGATGTACACCCAGAACGGAAGCACCAACCGTTTCGTCGAGGCAGTCCTTGTCGAAGTAATGTGGCCAGACTTCATCGCTGAGCTCGAAGCTGGCGAATACGGCAACAAGTTATTTGTTCCCCTGCGCTTTATCGACTTCACCCCTGGATATGACACCAACTCTGCTGTTCTCTTCCCAGAGACGGTAGCTATGCGTGAAGTTCCCGCGTTCACCTGGGGAGCAATCTTCCAGGACCGCGAAGCAGCACGCTTCGCCGTTGTGACCGAAGCCGCTGCTGAGATCACCGGGCTAGAACTTCCTGCTGACGCAGCCGAGTTGCTGACCAACCAGAAGCTCTCTGAAGAGACCTTCATCATGTGGGACTTGATTCACGACCGTACCCACATGAGCGGTGACCTCCCCTTCGACCCCTTCATGATCAAGCAGCGCATGCCCTTCTTCCTCTACGGTCTCGAAGAACTGCGCTGTGACCTCACCGCATTCCGCGAGTGCGTGAGGATCGAACGCGGTGGTTCTGCTGACCCAGAAACCCGTCACCACGCACGTCTGGTTCAATACGCTGTGGTCTTCGACCGCATCTTCCGTTTCGCGATGACCGGAACCCGCAAGCGTAACTACGACGCCGTTGCAGGCCAGCTCATGTTTGCATGGATGCACCAGCACGGAGTCTTGCACTGGACCAACAACAAGCTCTCCATCGACTGGGCAGCACTGCCTGATGTCGTTGTTGAACTCGGTGACGCAATCGATGAGCTCTACTGGCGCTCTATTGACCGTCCCAAGATTGCTCACTGGCTTGCTGCTTATGAACTGGTTGCCAGCACTCTCACCCCACACCCAGCATCCACCTGGGCTAAGGGTGCGGATGCTCTTCCTGTTGCCGGAGAACCTGGCGAACTCACCGACCAGCTTCTGGACGACGAGTTCCCACTGTCCATGTTCTATGAGGCACTTCACCGCAAGATCGCGCCTGTAATTGAGTCCACCAAGGGAATCCGCGCTTAG
- a CDS encoding SDR family NAD(P)-dependent oxidoreductase — MTFNVAGSRILITGAAMGMGRLYAERAVAEGAETVILWDINKEALAETTKALRVHADNRQEIVPMLVDIGERTAIEKASANVIANHGGVDVIINNAGVVRGTYFWEHENERDTEFIMKINALAPMFITHEFLTGMMEGKRPSRIVNIASAAGTLSNPKMSVYASSKWALIGWSDSVRLELKQQHIDNVKVTTVCPSYIATGMFEGVKGPLMTPIMQPDYVVNKVWKAMLAGKPMLMLPWTVHLSKVLKGILPQRWFDAIADNIFGVYNTMDKFTGRK, encoded by the coding sequence ATGACCTTCAACGTTGCAGGAAGCAGAATTCTCATCACCGGAGCCGCCATGGGAATGGGGCGTCTCTATGCCGAACGAGCAGTAGCCGAGGGCGCGGAGACAGTCATCCTCTGGGATATTAACAAAGAAGCATTAGCTGAAACGACAAAGGCGTTGCGCGTGCACGCGGATAACCGCCAAGAGATTGTGCCGATGCTCGTCGATATTGGTGAGCGCACCGCAATAGAAAAAGCGTCAGCAAATGTCATTGCCAATCACGGTGGTGTTGACGTGATCATCAACAATGCGGGTGTTGTTCGAGGCACCTACTTCTGGGAACACGAAAACGAACGTGACACCGAGTTCATTATGAAGATCAATGCCCTAGCGCCGATGTTTATCACTCATGAATTCTTGACAGGAATGATGGAAGGAAAGCGTCCCTCCAGAATTGTGAACATTGCCTCAGCTGCCGGCACGCTTTCTAATCCGAAGATGAGCGTTTATGCATCAAGCAAGTGGGCATTGATTGGCTGGAGTGACTCCGTTCGACTCGAGCTCAAACAACAACACATTGACAACGTCAAAGTGACCACAGTCTGCCCGAGCTATATTGCCACCGGCATGTTTGAAGGAGTCAAGGGCCCGTTGATGACACCGATCATGCAGCCGGACTATGTGGTGAACAAAGTCTGGAAAGCCATGCTGGCGGGTAAGCCCATGTTGATGCTGCCGTGGACAGTTCACCTCTCCAAGGTCCTTAAGGGAATTCTTCCGCAGCGCTGGTTTGATGCCATCGCAGACAACATCTTTGGTGTTTACAACACCATGGATAAATTCACTGGAAGAAAGTAA
- a CDS encoding InlB B-repeat-containing protein codes for MTATPAQAVNNDTLSVYYDAPFVQGSYTTATGGVQETFDTATTGASCPGTLAVGTMSGACRVDPVGQYGGASTPAGSTPAVGGSGSNYATTVSGGAMTLTLASASKYFGLWWSAGSNGNTVQFYSGNELLITLTTQTIMSQFGTSPSPWPGSNNFTAIDGTTYNKGWYFGNPRGYSSTTPSSASTITSNEPFVYLHLFAGGNLTFDRVVLSGGGFEFDNLAVATTPQTVNPRLVLSQTLYSNHTVTFNNNTGSGSMSDQVANTSTALTANSFTKPGYTFTGWNTQANGQGTAYTNQEVYSFDLDLDLFAQWQLTPYTVTYDSQGGSSVSNGSYTIGSTINLAAPPTRPGYTFTGWFINPTGGTALGNTYSPSGTGNITLYAQWVAVEPSLAQTGSSLSLAWGSLLILMAGASVIIAGLAIRKTPN; via the coding sequence TTGACTGCCACCCCAGCTCAAGCAGTAAATAATGACACTTTGAGCGTGTACTACGACGCTCCATTCGTACAAGGGTCTTACACAACCGCGACGGGTGGAGTGCAAGAAACCTTCGATACAGCAACGACCGGGGCCAGTTGCCCTGGGACACTTGCCGTGGGAACGATGAGCGGTGCTTGCCGAGTTGACCCTGTAGGCCAATATGGAGGGGCATCAACCCCTGCAGGTAGTACCCCTGCGGTAGGTGGATCTGGGTCAAACTACGCCACAACAGTCAGTGGCGGCGCAATGACTCTGACGCTTGCCAGCGCCTCAAAGTATTTTGGGCTGTGGTGGTCTGCTGGATCTAACGGCAATACCGTGCAGTTCTACAGCGGAAACGAACTACTCATTACTCTGACAACTCAAACAATCATGAGCCAGTTTGGTACCTCACCGTCACCATGGCCTGGATCAAACAACTTCACAGCTATAGACGGTACGACCTACAACAAAGGTTGGTACTTCGGAAACCCTCGCGGATACTCTTCGACGACACCCTCAAGCGCTTCCACAATTACCTCAAATGAGCCTTTCGTTTACCTTCACCTTTTTGCTGGAGGAAACCTCACCTTCGACAGAGTTGTCTTGTCGGGTGGTGGCTTCGAGTTTGACAACCTTGCGGTTGCCACCACTCCCCAGACCGTCAACCCACGTTTAGTACTTTCCCAAACGCTCTACTCAAATCACACTGTCACTTTCAACAACAACACAGGCTCCGGGAGCATGTCTGACCAGGTTGCAAATACTTCTACAGCGCTGACCGCAAATTCATTTACGAAACCTGGTTACACATTCACTGGTTGGAACACACAAGCTAACGGTCAGGGTACTGCCTATACAAATCAGGAGGTTTATTCATTTGATCTAGACCTTGATTTATTCGCTCAATGGCAGCTCACCCCGTACACCGTTACATATGACTCTCAAGGTGGATCCAGTGTGAGCAATGGTAGCTACACAATAGGTTCAACAATCAACCTGGCAGCTCCTCCTACCAGGCCGGGCTACACCTTTACTGGATGGTTCATCAACCCCACAGGGGGAACTGCACTTGGCAATACATATTCTCCCAGCGGCACTGGAAACATCACTCTCTATGCTCAATGGGTTGCTGTGGAACCTAGCCTTGCCCAAACAGGATCTTCACTATCCCTTGCTTGGGGATCATTACTTATTTTGATGGCTGGTGCTTCGGTGATTATTGCTGGTCTTGCCATAAGGAAGACACCCAACTAA
- a CDS encoding exodeoxyribonuclease III — translation MRIATWNVNSIRARVERVTDFLVREDIDVLCMQEIKCRDNQFPYDAFTAAGYEVVLHGLNQWNGVAIASRLPLEDVQITFPSQPGFGEPDADGNAPLEARAIAATVDGVRVWSLYVPNGRELDHPHYSYKLEWLRGLARDTAGWLAESPDMPLALLGDWNVVPYDHDVWDIAEFAGSTHVSPPEREAFFAFEAVGLKDVVRPLIPEGYTYWDYKQLRFPRNEGMRIDFILGSPAFADMVDSAHIARDERKGDGPSDHVPVVVDLVREGDEDDRPMIW, via the coding sequence ATGCGCATTGCCACCTGGAACGTGAACTCTATTCGTGCTCGTGTTGAACGAGTAACGGACTTTCTGGTTCGCGAGGATATCGACGTCCTGTGCATGCAAGAGATCAAATGCCGAGACAACCAATTCCCTTATGACGCATTCACAGCAGCTGGGTATGAGGTTGTCCTGCATGGCTTGAACCAGTGGAATGGCGTCGCCATCGCTTCACGTCTGCCACTGGAAGATGTCCAAATTACATTCCCTTCGCAACCTGGGTTTGGGGAACCGGACGCTGACGGCAACGCTCCGCTGGAAGCGCGTGCGATTGCCGCCACCGTTGATGGGGTGCGCGTGTGGAGTTTGTATGTTCCTAATGGTCGTGAGCTTGACCACCCCCACTACTCCTACAAACTTGAGTGGCTGCGTGGTCTAGCTCGGGACACTGCCGGCTGGTTGGCTGAATCACCAGATATGCCTCTGGCATTGCTGGGTGACTGGAATGTCGTTCCCTATGACCACGACGTGTGGGACATCGCAGAGTTTGCTGGAAGCACTCACGTCTCACCTCCTGAACGTGAAGCCTTCTTCGCCTTTGAAGCGGTTGGCTTGAAAGACGTAGTTCGTCCACTCATCCCAGAGGGCTACACCTACTGGGATTACAAGCAGCTACGCTTCCCCCGCAACGAAGGCATGCGGATCGATTTCATATTGGGCTCACCAGCGTTTGCTGACATGGTCGACAGTGCTCACATTGCTCGGGATGAAAGAAAAGGTGATGGTCCTAGCGACCACGTCCCCGTCGTGGTTGACTTAGTGCGCGAGGGCGACGAAGACGACCGTCCCATGATTTGGTAA
- a CDS encoding YncE family protein, with translation MTIQTSFRTISQGILTAVAALILTLLLPLSASAAVGDTVNIAVGTTPRAIAISPDGTKVYVANSASNTVSVINATTNTVSATINVGQSPRAVEVSPDGSKLYVANLSSDSMNVINTSTNQVTNTVSLGLSPLAIAVSGDGSKVFVANWAADTVSVVDATSLNVSATINVGDGPQALGLSSQSGLLYVANGRDDTMTLINTATNTVTQTINTGLSNPNTLLVSADGTLLYVLNNGTNAIQVRSTANNAVTATFAVASQPSSMVFSPLGNYAFVTSFATSVVQKVDLSNGTVLATYTVGTAPIDLVITPSGFNTFVANYTSNNVTNLTVAEAAAPVDPALARTGVQPSQAILVGVMGVLSLAFGAIEITAARRTK, from the coding sequence ATGACAATACAGACCTCTTTCAGAACAATTTCTCAAGGAATACTGACTGCTGTTGCCGCACTAATTCTTACTTTGCTGTTGCCGCTCTCCGCATCTGCTGCAGTGGGGGACACGGTGAATATCGCTGTGGGGACGACGCCTCGAGCGATTGCAATTAGCCCAGATGGCACGAAAGTCTACGTAGCAAATTCAGCGTCAAATACTGTCAGCGTCATCAACGCAACAACCAACACTGTCTCAGCCACAATAAATGTTGGGCAATCTCCCCGTGCCGTAGAGGTGTCTCCTGACGGCTCAAAACTGTATGTCGCCAACCTCTCTAGCGACTCGATGAACGTGATTAATACGTCAACCAACCAGGTGACAAATACCGTCAGCCTTGGCCTGTCTCCTCTTGCAATCGCGGTTTCTGGCGACGGCTCCAAAGTATTCGTCGCTAACTGGGCTGCGGACACGGTCAGTGTGGTTGATGCTACTTCCCTCAACGTCTCGGCCACTATCAACGTCGGTGATGGCCCACAGGCCCTCGGCCTCTCGTCTCAATCGGGTCTGTTGTATGTGGCCAACGGCCGCGATGACACGATGACGTTGATTAACACGGCAACAAACACAGTTACTCAAACAATCAATACAGGGTTGAGTAATCCAAACACCTTGCTCGTCTCCGCTGACGGAACACTGCTCTATGTTCTCAACAACGGCACTAATGCTATTCAGGTCAGAAGCACAGCGAACAACGCAGTCACCGCAACCTTTGCCGTTGCTAGTCAGCCCTCCAGCATGGTTTTTTCGCCCTTGGGCAATTATGCATTTGTAACCTCATTTGCCACATCAGTGGTCCAAAAAGTAGATCTCTCAAATGGAACAGTTTTGGCAACCTACACGGTGGGAACAGCTCCAATCGATCTTGTAATCACCCCTTCAGGCTTTAACACCTTTGTTGCGAACTACACTTCCAACAATGTCACGAACCTGACTGTTGCCGAGGCGGCAGCTCCAGTTGATCCAGCGCTTGCTCGAACAGGAGTGCAACCTTCACAAGCAATTTTGGTAGGTGTGATGGGTGTGCTTTCGCTCGCGTTTGGAGCAATTGAAATCACAGCAGCTCGACGCACCAAGTAA
- a CDS encoding tyrosine-type recombinase/integrase: MVSQKVSQSGNFQKNLSQKSPCRTNTTNGCDEILNTRSDRQDLYGVPAQPLELEKVNSNGLSVSRFLDESVLITEYTTQPNSVTDESAAEIKLTSRNRGGSTAPTPSSREGVSGMPQIGNGSIFESKTARGKTVWKVEISIGTDFRGKRKRVRRTAHSYTEAIKLQRSMLLQLEQGTLGQRKTESFRQYSNWWLENVKPLRVRTSTLTDYQDRLIRNVYPAFGDRRLSDITPVDIEEWLVFLARQGKSTATINGAKQVLGAVLEHAFRQGKLSRNPAAIVTRLPKRHDEPTRVKSPWTKKEVQYVLEASHNTNQDLFVHLALIFGLRRGEILGLKWEDFDFPNGILHIRRSLKEERSINSDGSGSVKLAYCLPKTKSSARKLYLTPLVLASIQRHREFVMKLKNSAGNSWQEHDCVFPSSIGTPVSPSNMVKAFKAFLLSNQIRAIRAHDMRHTAAVLGLEAGVRIEAVSQGLGHSRIDVTKSVYAPHVQPLMAEFTIGVSEYIAPEDEMVRVREVCAS, from the coding sequence ATGGTCAGCCAAAAAGTAAGCCAATCTGGCAACTTTCAAAAAAATCTAAGTCAAAAGTCGCCGTGTCGTACGAATACCACCAATGGTTGCGATGAAATTTTAAACACTAGATCAGACCGGCAAGATTTATACGGTGTGCCTGCTCAGCCGCTTGAACTTGAAAAGGTGAATAGCAACGGACTGAGCGTGAGCCGCTTTTTGGACGAGTCGGTTCTGATAACTGAATATACGACGCAGCCCAACTCAGTGACTGATGAAAGTGCCGCAGAGATAAAGCTGACTTCCAGAAATCGTGGTGGATCCACTGCGCCGACACCTAGCTCACGTGAGGGGGTGTCCGGCATGCCTCAAATCGGCAACGGATCCATCTTTGAAAGTAAAACAGCACGCGGTAAAACCGTTTGGAAAGTTGAAATATCAATAGGAACGGACTTTAGAGGAAAACGTAAACGAGTTCGTAGGACTGCTCACAGCTACACCGAAGCGATCAAACTACAACGCTCGATGCTATTGCAACTTGAACAAGGAACGCTTGGGCAAAGAAAAACTGAATCATTTAGACAGTATTCGAATTGGTGGCTTGAAAATGTGAAGCCGCTGAGGGTTAGAACTTCAACCCTCACTGATTATCAGGATCGCTTGATAAGAAATGTGTACCCAGCCTTTGGTGATCGAAGGCTCAGCGATATAACTCCAGTAGATATTGAAGAGTGGCTTGTATTTCTTGCTCGGCAAGGAAAATCAACAGCAACCATTAACGGAGCTAAACAAGTATTGGGAGCCGTTCTCGAACATGCCTTTAGACAAGGAAAGTTATCTAGAAATCCCGCAGCGATTGTCACCAGACTCCCTAAACGACATGACGAACCAACTCGGGTGAAATCTCCTTGGACAAAAAAAGAAGTGCAATATGTTCTCGAGGCGTCACACAACACAAATCAAGACCTATTTGTGCATCTCGCATTAATTTTCGGACTGCGAAGAGGAGAAATTTTAGGTCTCAAATGGGAAGATTTTGATTTTCCAAATGGAATCCTCCACATAAGAAGAAGCCTCAAAGAAGAGCGATCAATAAACAGCGACGGTAGTGGTTCGGTAAAGCTGGCATACTGTTTGCCCAAAACCAAGTCAAGCGCTCGAAAGTTATACCTAACTCCCTTGGTTCTCGCTTCCATTCAGAGACATCGGGAATTTGTAATGAAACTGAAGAATAGCGCTGGAAATTCTTGGCAAGAACATGATTGTGTCTTTCCAAGCTCTATCGGCACTCCAGTAAGCCCAAGCAACATGGTGAAGGCATTCAAAGCCTTTCTTCTTTCGAACCAAATCCGAGCTATTCGAGCGCATGATATGCGCCATACAGCCGCAGTGTTAGGCCTCGAAGCAGGGGTGAGAATTGAAGCCGTCTCCCAAGGCTTAGGACATTCGCGCATCGACGTTACAAAGTCCGTCTATGCCCCTCATGTCCAGCCTCTAATGGCCGAGTTCACGATCGGAGTAAGTGAATATATTGCCCCAGAAGATGAAATGGTTCGAGTCCGGGAGGTTTGTGCCTCATGA
- a CDS encoding helix-turn-helix domain-containing protein, with protein MKNTNFTMVPNAFIRSPHLDPYEKTIWIYLKSRQGVNATSWPSHQTISKETSIGKSTVKRKINNLIEKGLLQSTQRFVGHEQTTNTYTVLFMPDEFLDSSPRFIASPPEFTSSYKEDTSQEDTFNNTPFTTGEKSWTNLQPERKITEKQREYLRDLIAESEDCSTNEADEYIDELMPLSQVEANELISEYWVELRKNNVYG; from the coding sequence ATGAAAAACACCAATTTCACGATGGTGCCAAATGCATTCATTAGGTCACCACATTTAGATCCGTATGAAAAAACAATTTGGATTTATCTCAAATCTAGACAAGGAGTAAACGCCACATCCTGGCCGTCACATCAAACCATTTCTAAAGAAACATCGATTGGGAAATCAACTGTAAAGAGAAAAATCAATAACTTGATAGAGAAGGGATTGCTCCAATCCACACAACGATTCGTTGGGCATGAACAGACCACGAATACATATACGGTCCTCTTTATGCCTGATGAATTTCTGGATAGTTCACCCAGGTTCATAGCGAGCCCACCTGAGTTCACATCGAGCTACAAAGAAGATACAAGTCAAGAAGATACATTCAATAACACCCCGTTTACAACGGGGGAGAAATCTTGGACTAATTTGCAGCCTGAACGAAAGATCACCGAAAAGCAGAGAGAGTACTTACGCGACTTGATAGCTGAGTCAGAAGATTGCTCAACAAATGAAGCGGATGAATACATTGATGAGTTGATGCCTTTGTCCCAGGTCGAAGCTAATGAGTTAATTAGTGAGTATTGGGTTGAATTACGCAAAAACAATGTCTACGGATAG
- a CDS encoding zinc-ribbon domain-containing protein: protein MPKISGKVWEDRAAALNLQWVDNPPHRNDVLTRVRCLDCGNEWEVFPANIAKGRKSCNPCARLNSRVHVDEWQRRIDLVQAEWVDQTPETLSDKSKFARCLLCGSTWKADPRKISKTGHPRCPSKRTQDEKQIAAWKQLAITANIEWIDIPRNSHSKTLARCLICRHEWEANPGNLKQGSRCPLCANKNRSFPGKKISPEEWNERAKAAGIRWSKGVPDKASTKTEATCLKCSYTWFPTPSNINKGSGCPSCSGNLQVPQAIWDERAAAENLRWLEDVKGRHTKTKAQCIECGFVWEANPGSVSQGAGCPVCKEVIRRGKRLLSPEIWNDRASKAGLEWIEAPTNNSEKKSARCLTCNYVWKVIPSTIARGSGCPVCSGVIVPDGEWDKRAKLAEIEWLEQPIKARSKYLARCLNCNLTWKTTPTQIKSGSSCPACAETGFNDGQPGLFYFVERNNDFGRAARKIGITNISASKGRLRLWEKQGFQLKKQVVHHNGSVVHELERRVLFWLRNDLMLPPYLDKEEMPKGGETETFSPDEPSDFILIQQIDFFLDQIIEEIEKQY from the coding sequence ATGCCGAAAATTTCTGGCAAGGTCTGGGAAGATCGCGCTGCAGCCCTCAATTTACAGTGGGTTGATAATCCCCCACATAGGAACGATGTTCTAACTCGAGTTAGGTGCCTAGACTGCGGGAATGAGTGGGAAGTATTCCCAGCCAACATTGCAAAAGGAAGAAAATCCTGCAATCCATGTGCGCGGTTAAATAGCCGAGTTCATGTAGACGAATGGCAAAGAAGAATTGATCTTGTTCAGGCCGAGTGGGTAGACCAAACTCCAGAAACTTTATCTGATAAATCCAAATTTGCACGCTGCCTTTTGTGCGGATCTACATGGAAGGCTGACCCGAGAAAAATTTCAAAGACTGGGCATCCAAGATGCCCCAGTAAACGCACACAGGATGAAAAACAAATAGCTGCCTGGAAGCAACTTGCAATTACAGCAAATATTGAGTGGATCGACATCCCCAGAAATAGCCATTCAAAGACACTTGCGCGTTGCTTAATTTGTAGACACGAATGGGAGGCGAACCCTGGGAACCTAAAGCAAGGATCCCGTTGCCCCCTATGTGCCAATAAAAACAGATCCTTTCCAGGAAAGAAAATATCTCCAGAAGAGTGGAATGAAAGAGCAAAAGCCGCGGGAATACGTTGGTCAAAGGGTGTTCCTGATAAGGCATCTACAAAGACAGAAGCTACATGCCTCAAATGTTCATACACCTGGTTTCCGACTCCCTCAAACATAAATAAAGGTTCTGGATGCCCCTCGTGCTCTGGGAACCTTCAGGTGCCACAAGCGATTTGGGATGAAAGGGCGGCAGCAGAAAATCTTCGTTGGCTAGAAGATGTCAAGGGTAGACACACAAAAACAAAAGCACAATGCATCGAATGTGGATTTGTTTGGGAGGCAAATCCAGGTTCAGTTTCCCAAGGGGCTGGCTGCCCTGTGTGCAAAGAAGTAATTCGGAGAGGTAAAAGACTTCTTTCTCCTGAAATATGGAACGACAGGGCCTCAAAGGCTGGTCTGGAATGGATTGAAGCCCCAACTAATAATTCAGAGAAAAAGTCTGCAAGATGTTTGACCTGTAACTATGTGTGGAAAGTCATCCCCTCCACGATTGCTAGAGGCTCAGGATGTCCGGTCTGCTCGGGAGTAATTGTTCCTGACGGCGAGTGGGATAAGCGAGCAAAACTAGCAGAAATTGAATGGTTAGAACAGCCCATAAAAGCACGTTCAAAATATCTTGCCAGATGCCTGAACTGTAACTTGACCTGGAAAACGACTCCTACCCAAATCAAATCAGGAAGTAGCTGCCCAGCATGCGCAGAGACAGGATTTAACGATGGGCAACCGGGATTGTTCTATTTTGTAGAGAGAAATAATGACTTCGGAAGGGCGGCTAGAAAGATAGGCATTACGAATATTTCTGCTTCCAAAGGAAGGCTCAGGCTTTGGGAAAAACAGGGTTTTCAGCTTAAGAAACAAGTCGTCCACCACAACGGAAGTGTTGTCCATGAACTAGAAAGAAGAGTTCTTTTTTGGCTAAGAAATGACTTGATGCTTCCGCCATATTTGGATAAAGAGGAGATGCCTAAAGGTGGTGAGACAGAAACTTTCTCACCAGATGAACCAAGTGACTTTATTTTGATACAACAAATAGATTTCTTCTTGGACCAAATTATTGAAGAAATCGAGAAGCAATATTAA